Proteins encoded in a region of the Vicia villosa cultivar HV-30 ecotype Madison, WI linkage group LG5, Vvil1.0, whole genome shotgun sequence genome:
- the LOC131602443 gene encoding uncharacterized protein LOC131602443, with product MRYLLEFVSCCATPMIRERETSVPVEDDGRLLVPAPVVSATASTSSNRRYRKKHKKSGSQDWKPSLGPISEDLVVQPKGTVACAGCAGKEVKKKTIPRGAGKVHHRSYSDSYHGPMIMPAFSASPFMF from the exons ATGAGGTATTTATTGGAGTTCGTTTCTTGTTGCGCTACGCCGATGATACGCGAGCGGGAAACTTCGGTGCCTGTGGAGGATGACGGTAGGTTGCTGGTTCCGGCGCCGGTAGTTTCTGCTACAGCTTCCACTTCTTCTAACCGTCGGTATCGTAAGAAGCATAAAAAGAGTGGCTCGCAGGATTGGAAGCCTTCGTTGGGACCGATCTCGGAAGATCTCGTTGTTCAGCCGAAAGGTACGGTGGCTTGTGCGGGTTGTGCGGGAAAGGAGGTTAAGAAGAAGACGATTCCCCGTGGTGCTGGTAAGGTGCATCACCGGAGCTACAGCGACAGTTATCACGG GCCTATGATTATGCCAGCATTCTCTGCATCGCCATTcatgttttga
- the LOC131602441 gene encoding organic cation/carnitine transporter 4-like isoform X2 gives MSAYKLLSNLSIGQGAGLFGHLSDSFLGRKGSLIVVCILNSIFGTLTAFSPNYIAYFILRFLTGCSTGGVGLCAFVLATEPIGSTMRGGAGMSTFYFFSTGIAVLSGIAYIFPTWRDLYIVSSIPSLLFLVFVLPFISESPRWYLIRGRIKEAMKIMSNIATSNGNELSDKVSLALDEESSLSSSFHSTTDDKDAVSGSLVDVIRSPITRTRLVLAIIINLLCSVVYYGLSLNVVNLETNLYLNVILNSVAEMPAFMITAMLLDKLGRKPLTIGTLWFSGFFCFVGSLMTNKGIWKGVKMVCGILGIFGMAGTYNLLFIYTAELFPTVVRNAALGSATQAAQLGAILAPVIVVLGGSWPFALFALCGIVGGLFAFCLPETLNQPLYDTLTGMEADMENFFDTDDNTTV, from the exons ATGTCAGCATATAAGCTTCTCTCCAATCTCTCTATTGGTCAGG GTGCTGGATTATTTGGTCACCTCTCAGATTCATTTCTTGGAAGAAAAGGATCTCTCATAGTTGTTTGTATCCTAAACAGCATCTTTGGCACCTTAACTGCATTTTCCCCCAACTACATTGCTTACTTCATCCTCCGCTTCCTCACCGGTTGCAGCACAGGCGGTGTCGGCCTCTGCGCCTTCGTCCTCGCCACAGAGCCCATAGGTTCCACAATGCGTGGCGGAGCTGGTATGTCCACCTTCTACTTCTTCTCCACAGGCATCGCCGTTCTCTCTGGCATAGCATACATCTTCCCAACATGGCGTGACCTATACATAGTCTCCTCTATTCCCTCCCTCTTATTCCTCGTCTTCGTCCTCCCTTTCATCTCTGAATCTCCTCGGTGGTACCTTATTCGAGGACGAATCAAAGAAGCTATGAAAATCATGTCCAATATAGCCACCTCTAATGGCAACGAACTTTCAGACAAAGTTTCTCTCGCACTCGACGAAGAATCATCATTATCATCGTCGTTTCATAGCACTACAGATGACAAAGATGCAGTGTCAGGCTCTCTCGTGGACGTGATCCGTTCACCAATAACAAGGACACGATTGGTTTTAGCAATAATCATCAACTTGTTATGCTCAGTGGTATACTATGGTCTAAGCCTAAACGTAGTAAACCTCGAAACAAACCTTTACCTCAACGTAATACTCAACTCAGTGGCAGAGATGCCAGCATTCATGATAACGGCGATGTTGTTGGATAAGTTAGGAAGGAAGCCATTAACAATAGGGACATTATGGTTCAGtggatttttctgttttgttGGGAGTTTGATGACCAATAAGGGAATATGGAAAGGAGTGAAAATGGTATGTGGAATTTTAGGAATATTTGGGATGGCAGGGACTTATAATTTGCTCTTTATTTACACCGCAGAGTTGTTTCCAACTGTTGTTAGAAATGCTGCACTTGGAAGTGCTACACAGGCAGCACAACTGGGTGCAATATTGGCCCCCGTTATCGTCGTTTTGGGTGGATCATGGCCATTTGCTTTATTCGCTCTATGTGGAATCGTTGgtggtctttttgcattttgtTTGCCAGAGACGCTAAACCAACCACTCTATGATACACTAACTGGAATGGAGGCGGACATGGAAAATTTTTTTGACACTGATGATAACACTACAGTATGA
- the LOC131602441 gene encoding organic cation/carnitine transporter 4-like isoform X1 — protein MPTTLPSISTTVEKEFQSPLLPPNDESIPEKICIDEMLQTYCGEFGWWQLTHFLMTSLAWALEAFHTMIMIFADREPEWRCLDGAAGLGCDPAAKSVCGFEPGSWEWVEGVASSTVAEWGLVCGDKYKVGMVQAVFFAGCMFGAGLFGHLSDSFLGRKGSLIVVCILNSIFGTLTAFSPNYIAYFILRFLTGCSTGGVGLCAFVLATEPIGSTMRGGAGMSTFYFFSTGIAVLSGIAYIFPTWRDLYIVSSIPSLLFLVFVLPFISESPRWYLIRGRIKEAMKIMSNIATSNGNELSDKVSLALDEESSLSSSFHSTTDDKDAVSGSLVDVIRSPITRTRLVLAIIINLLCSVVYYGLSLNVVNLETNLYLNVILNSVAEMPAFMITAMLLDKLGRKPLTIGTLWFSGFFCFVGSLMTNKGIWKGVKMVCGILGIFGMAGTYNLLFIYTAELFPTVVRNAALGSATQAAQLGAILAPVIVVLGGSWPFALFALCGIVGGLFAFCLPETLNQPLYDTLTGMEADMENFFDTDDNTTV, from the exons ATGCCAACCACGTTGCCCTCTATTTCAACCACCGTGGAGAAGGAGTTCCAGTCTCCGCTCTTGCCGCCGAACGACGAATCCATACCGGAGAAAATATGCATCGACGAGATGCTTCAGACTTACTGCGGGGAGTTTGGGTGGTGGCAGTTGACGCATTTCTTAATGACGAGTCTGGCGTGGGCGTTGGAAGCTTTCCATACCATGATCATGATATTTGCGGACCGTGAACCGGAGTGGAGGTGTCTCGATGGTGCGGCCGGTTTGGGTTGTGACCCGGCAGCCAAGAGTGTGTGTGGATTTGAACCGGGTTCGTGGGAATGGGTGGAGGGTGTGGCTTCCTCGACTGTCGCGGAATGGGGTTTGGTTTGTGGTGATAAGTATAAGGTTGGCATGGTTCAAGCCGTGTTTTTCGCTGGCTGTATGTTTG GTGCTGGATTATTTGGTCACCTCTCAGATTCATTTCTTGGAAGAAAAGGATCTCTCATAGTTGTTTGTATCCTAAACAGCATCTTTGGCACCTTAACTGCATTTTCCCCCAACTACATTGCTTACTTCATCCTCCGCTTCCTCACCGGTTGCAGCACAGGCGGTGTCGGCCTCTGCGCCTTCGTCCTCGCCACAGAGCCCATAGGTTCCACAATGCGTGGCGGAGCTGGTATGTCCACCTTCTACTTCTTCTCCACAGGCATCGCCGTTCTCTCTGGCATAGCATACATCTTCCCAACATGGCGTGACCTATACATAGTCTCCTCTATTCCCTCCCTCTTATTCCTCGTCTTCGTCCTCCCTTTCATCTCTGAATCTCCTCGGTGGTACCTTATTCGAGGACGAATCAAAGAAGCTATGAAAATCATGTCCAATATAGCCACCTCTAATGGCAACGAACTTTCAGACAAAGTTTCTCTCGCACTCGACGAAGAATCATCATTATCATCGTCGTTTCATAGCACTACAGATGACAAAGATGCAGTGTCAGGCTCTCTCGTGGACGTGATCCGTTCACCAATAACAAGGACACGATTGGTTTTAGCAATAATCATCAACTTGTTATGCTCAGTGGTATACTATGGTCTAAGCCTAAACGTAGTAAACCTCGAAACAAACCTTTACCTCAACGTAATACTCAACTCAGTGGCAGAGATGCCAGCATTCATGATAACGGCGATGTTGTTGGATAAGTTAGGAAGGAAGCCATTAACAATAGGGACATTATGGTTCAGtggatttttctgttttgttGGGAGTTTGATGACCAATAAGGGAATATGGAAAGGAGTGAAAATGGTATGTGGAATTTTAGGAATATTTGGGATGGCAGGGACTTATAATTTGCTCTTTATTTACACCGCAGAGTTGTTTCCAACTGTTGTTAGAAATGCTGCACTTGGAAGTGCTACACAGGCAGCACAACTGGGTGCAATATTGGCCCCCGTTATCGTCGTTTTGGGTGGATCATGGCCATTTGCTTTATTCGCTCTATGTGGAATCGTTGgtggtctttttgcattttgtTTGCCAGAGACGCTAAACCAACCACTCTATGATACACTAACTGGAATGGAGGCGGACATGGAAAATTTTTTTGACACTGATGATAACACTACAGTATGA